The Zonotrichia leucophrys gambelii isolate GWCS_2022_RI chromosome 20, RI_Zleu_2.0, whole genome shotgun sequence genome contains a region encoding:
- the PEDS1 gene encoding plasmanylethanolamine desaturase 1 yields the protein MAESGPGAAAPRDEPAEETEGGGRRWGAQHAGARELAELYSPGKRLQEWISVILCFSLICFNFYNLLLYLRLEHTPSVLVGIFAGVVTADFLSGLFHWGADTWGSVELPIIGKAFIRPFREHHIDPTAITRHDFIETNGDNCFMTLVPLANMAYKFVSFSPEALCETCPWECYVFALIIFITMTNQIHKWSHTYFGLPRWVVFLQDWHIILPRKHHRIHHVSPHETYFCITTGWLNYPLEKIRFWRCLETIIQGLTGEKPRADDMKWAQKIK from the exons ATGGCCGAGAGCGGCCCGGGGGCGGCCGCGCCGCGGGACGAGCCCGCCGAGGAGACCgagggcggcgggcggcgctggGGCGCCCAACACGCCGGGGCCCGCGAGCTGGCCGAGCTCTACTCGCCAG GAAAGAGACTACAAGAATGGATCTCTGTCATCTTATGCTTCTCTCTGATCTGCTTCAACTTTTACAATCTCCTCTTGTACCTGCGGCTGGAGCACACACCCTCGGTCCTCGTTGGGATCT TTGCAGGAGTTGTTACAGCTGACTTCCTCTCAGGACTGTTCCACTGGGGAGCAGACACCTGGGGATCTGTGGAGCTGCCCATCATTGGAAAG GCTTTCATCAGACCCTTTAGGGAACACCATATTGACCCCACAGCCATCACCAGGCATGATTTCATCGAGACCAATGGAGACAACTGCTTCATGACACTGGTCCCCTTGGCCAACATGGCGTACAAATTTGTGTCTTTTTCCCCGG AGGCCCTGTGTGAGACCTGTCCCTGGGAGTGCTACGTCTTTGccctcatcatcttcatcaccATGACCAACCAGATCCACAAGTGGTCGCACACGTACTTCGGGCTCCCGCGCTGGGTCGTGTTCCTGCAGGACTGGCACATCATCCTGCCCCGCAAGCACCACAGGATCCACCACGTGTCCCCCCACGAGACCTACTTCTGCATCACCACGG GTTGGCTGAATTATCCATTAGAGAAGATAAGATTTTGGAGATGTTTGGAGACCATCATCCAAGGACTTACTGGTGAGAAGCCAAGAGCAGATGATATGAAATGGGCTCAGAAAATCAAGTAA
- the CEBPB gene encoding CCAAT/enhancer-binding protein beta, producing MQRLVAWDAACLPIQPPAFKSMEVANFYYEADCLAALNKLHPRAAGGRSMTELTVGDHERAIDFSPYLEPLASQPPPPAAAAGGNFEPPCSSGAGQDFLSDLFAEDYKGSGGSKKPDYTYISLARHSHPCASQSHKPGGLPGCFPPQIVETKVEPVFETLDSCKGPRKEEGGAGPGPGGMSSPYGSTVRSYLGYQSVPSGSSGNLSTSSSSSPPGTPNPSESSKSAAAGGGYSAAPAGKNKPKKCVDKHSDEYKLRRERNNIAVRKSRDKAKMRNLETQHKVLELTAENERLQKKVEQLSRELSTLRNLFKQLPEPLLASSPRC from the coding sequence ATGCAACGCCTGGTGGCCTGGGACGCAGCATGCCTCCCCATCCAGCCGCCCGCCTTTAAATCCATGGAAGTGGCTAATTTCTATTACGAGGCGGACTGTCTGGCTGCTCTCAACAAGCTGCACCCGCGGGCGGCCGGGGGCCGCTCCATGACCGAGCTCACCGTCGGGGACCACGAGCGAGCCATCGACTTCAGCCCGTACCTGGAGCCCTTGGCGTCGCAGCCGCCGCCTCCCGCGGCAGCAGCAGGGGGCAACTTTGAGCCTCCGTGCAGCAGCGGCGCCGGCCAAGATTTCCTTTCCGATCTCTTCGCCGAGGACTATAAAGGCAGCGGCGGCAGCAAGAAGCCCGACTACACCTACATCAGCCTCGCCCGGCACAGCCACCCCTGCGCCAGCCAGAGCCACAAGCCGGGGGGGCTGCCGGGCTGCTTCCCGCCCCAGATCGTGGAAACCAAAGTGGAGCCGGTCTTCGAGACCCTGGACTCTTGCAAAGGGCCCCGTAAGGAAGAagggggcgcggggccgggacCGGGGGGCATGTCCTCGCCCTACGGCAGCACCGTGCGCTCCTACCTGGGTTACCAGTCGGTGCCGAGCGGCAGCAGCGGGAACCtgtccacctcctcctcctccagcccccccGGCACCCCCAACCCCTCCGAGTCCTCCAAGTCCGCCGCCGCCGGCGGGGGCTACTCCGCCGCCCCGGCGGGCAAGAACAAGCCCAAGAAGTGCGTGGACAAGCACAGCGACGAGTACAAGCTCCGCCGGGAGAGGAACAACATCGCGGTGCGCAAGAGCCGCGACAAAGCCAAAATGCGCAACCTGGAGACGCAGCACAAAGTCTTGGAACTGACGGCCGAGAACGAGCGGCTGCAGAAGAAGGTGGAGCAGCTCTCCCGGGAGCTGAGCACCCTCAGGAACTTGTTCAAACAGCTGCCCGAGCCCCTGCTCGCCTCCTCGCCGCGCTGCTGA